The following are encoded in a window of Mustelus asterias chromosome 11, sMusAst1.hap1.1, whole genome shotgun sequence genomic DNA:
- the cnp gene encoding 2',3'-cyclic-nucleotide 3'-phosphodiesterase isoform X3 yields the protein MGQKTSKSKSNHDYNHFPFFSDGDTIQTVKEAHTFFILRGLPGSVKSTFGPKLLATYPSSIACTMETAPVAEQDESDGDWFAQVDEKIQQGMKDVKNVILVDDNHRSAQRLDYLAGLAKDNDYIVVIVTSVTKWEKPADSLERIIPYYFGWFLVRKSAQEMRKNAKDFLKLLTCNKEFLEEFKPNVEWHSEEEFNLQEYFQKRPSMLHCTTKFCNFGEAPGCESYARSKVVEQNYAKTFTLKVTALFVTPRTVGARVVLDKIQDLLWPREEASEGGGDSAEAKLPFGSRSHISLACAPGIKAVQTGLDLLEILKLEEEGKKPEQQMETEEGLLSCYGLGRWIVKLPKPVEVKTLFSGFYQRKKLTTDSEDN from the exons ATGGGGCAAAAGACTTCAAAGTCCAAATCAAACCATGATTACAATCACTTCCCGTTCTTTAGCGACGGAGACACCATTCAGACCGTTAAAGAAGCTCACACCTTCTTCATTCTACGTGGTCTGCCAGGCAGTGTCAAGTCTACCTTCGGCCCAAAACTTTTGGCAACATACCCATCATCCATTGCTTGCACCATGGAGACTGCTCCCGTGGCTGAGCAGGACGAATCCGATGGCGATTGGTTTGCCCAGGTGGACGAGAAAATTCAACAGGGCATGAAGGACGTTAAGAATGTCATACTGGTCGATGACAACCACCGCAGTGCGCAGCGTCTGGACTACCTCGCCGGTCTGGCCAAGGACAATGACTACATCGTCGTCATTGTCACCTCTGTGACCAAGTGGGAGAAGCCTGCAGATTCTCTGGAGCGCATCATACCTTATTACTTTGGCTGGTTCTTGGTGAGGAAGAGCGCCCAGGAGATGCGCAAAAATGCGAAGGATTTTCTGAAACTGCTCACCTGTAACAAAGAGTTTTTAGAAGAGTTCAAACCAA ATGTGGAGTGGCATTCCGAAGAGGAATTCAACCTCCAGGAATACTTCCAGAAGAGGCCGAGTATGCTGCATTGTACGACAAAATTCTGCAACTTTGGCGAGGCTCCAGGCTGTGAATCTTACGCTCGCAGTAAG GTTGTTGAGCAAAATTACGCGAAGACCTTCACCCTGAAAGTGACAGCGCTGTTTGTCACACCCAGAACGGTGGGAGCCCGTGTTGTCCTGGACAAAATCCAGGACCTGCTGTGGCCAAGGGAGGAAGCAAGTGAAGGTGGCGGGGACAGCGCAGAGGCCAAACTGCCGTTTGGCAGCCGGTCCCACATCTCCTTGGCCTGTGCTCCTGGAATAAAGGCAGTTCAGACGGGCTTAGACCTGCTTGAAATTCTGAAGCTCGaggaggaaggcaagaagcctgaACAGCAAATGGAGACGGAGGAAGGTTTGCTGTCCTGCTACGGCTTGGGGAGGTGGATTGTCAAACTGCCCAAGCCAGTTGAAGTGAAGACCCTTTTTTCTGGTTTTTACCAAAGAAAGAAGCTCACAACCGATTCGGAGGATAATTAG
- the cnp gene encoding 2',3'-cyclic-nucleotide 3'-phosphodiesterase isoform X2, protein MRSAVRRLIRNLVTMGQKTSKSKSNHDYNHFPFFSDGDTIQTVKEAHTFFILRGLPGSVKSTFGPKLLATYPSSIACTMETAPVAEQDESDGDWFAQVDEKIQQGMKDVKNVILVDDNHRSAQRLDYLAGLAKDNDYIVVIVTSVTKWEKPADSLERIIPYYFGWFLVRKSAQEMRKNAKDFLKLLTCNKEFLEEFKPNVEWHSEEEFNLQEYFQKRPSMLHCTTKFCNFGEAPGCESYARSKVVEQNYAKTFTLKVTALFVTPRTVGARVVLDKIQDLLWPREEASEGGGDSAEAKLPFGSRSHISLACAPGIKAVQTGLDLLEILKLEEEGKKPEQQMETEEGLLSCYGLGRWIVKLPKPVEVKTLFSGFYQRKKLTTDSEDN, encoded by the exons ATGCGAAGTGCCGTCCGGAGGCTG ATTAGGAATTTAGTTACGATGGGGCAAAAGACTTCAAAGTCCAAATCAAACCATGATTACAATCACTTCCCGTTCTTTAGCGACGGAGACACCATTCAGACCGTTAAAGAAGCTCACACCTTCTTCATTCTACGTGGTCTGCCAGGCAGTGTCAAGTCTACCTTCGGCCCAAAACTTTTGGCAACATACCCATCATCCATTGCTTGCACCATGGAGACTGCTCCCGTGGCTGAGCAGGACGAATCCGATGGCGATTGGTTTGCCCAGGTGGACGAGAAAATTCAACAGGGCATGAAGGACGTTAAGAATGTCATACTGGTCGATGACAACCACCGCAGTGCGCAGCGTCTGGACTACCTCGCCGGTCTGGCCAAGGACAATGACTACATCGTCGTCATTGTCACCTCTGTGACCAAGTGGGAGAAGCCTGCAGATTCTCTGGAGCGCATCATACCTTATTACTTTGGCTGGTTCTTGGTGAGGAAGAGCGCCCAGGAGATGCGCAAAAATGCGAAGGATTTTCTGAAACTGCTCACCTGTAACAAAGAGTTTTTAGAAGAGTTCAAACCAA ATGTGGAGTGGCATTCCGAAGAGGAATTCAACCTCCAGGAATACTTCCAGAAGAGGCCGAGTATGCTGCATTGTACGACAAAATTCTGCAACTTTGGCGAGGCTCCAGGCTGTGAATCTTACGCTCGCAGTAAG GTTGTTGAGCAAAATTACGCGAAGACCTTCACCCTGAAAGTGACAGCGCTGTTTGTCACACCCAGAACGGTGGGAGCCCGTGTTGTCCTGGACAAAATCCAGGACCTGCTGTGGCCAAGGGAGGAAGCAAGTGAAGGTGGCGGGGACAGCGCAGAGGCCAAACTGCCGTTTGGCAGCCGGTCCCACATCTCCTTGGCCTGTGCTCCTGGAATAAAGGCAGTTCAGACGGGCTTAGACCTGCTTGAAATTCTGAAGCTCGaggaggaaggcaagaagcctgaACAGCAAATGGAGACGGAGGAAGGTTTGCTGTCCTGCTACGGCTTGGGGAGGTGGATTGTCAAACTGCCCAAGCCAGTTGAAGTGAAGACCCTTTTTTCTGGTTTTTACCAAAGAAAGAAGCTCACAACCGATTCGGAGGATAATTAG
- the cnp gene encoding 2',3'-cyclic-nucleotide 3'-phosphodiesterase isoform X1, producing MPLAFGALPLHQIRNLVTMGQKTSKSKSNHDYNHFPFFSDGDTIQTVKEAHTFFILRGLPGSVKSTFGPKLLATYPSSIACTMETAPVAEQDESDGDWFAQVDEKIQQGMKDVKNVILVDDNHRSAQRLDYLAGLAKDNDYIVVIVTSVTKWEKPADSLERIIPYYFGWFLVRKSAQEMRKNAKDFLKLLTCNKEFLEEFKPNVEWHSEEEFNLQEYFQKRPSMLHCTTKFCNFGEAPGCESYARSKVVEQNYAKTFTLKVTALFVTPRTVGARVVLDKIQDLLWPREEASEGGGDSAEAKLPFGSRSHISLACAPGIKAVQTGLDLLEILKLEEEGKKPEQQMETEEGLLSCYGLGRWIVKLPKPVEVKTLFSGFYQRKKLTTDSEDN from the exons atgccactagctttcggagcgctgccccttcatcag ATTAGGAATTTAGTTACGATGGGGCAAAAGACTTCAAAGTCCAAATCAAACCATGATTACAATCACTTCCCGTTCTTTAGCGACGGAGACACCATTCAGACCGTTAAAGAAGCTCACACCTTCTTCATTCTACGTGGTCTGCCAGGCAGTGTCAAGTCTACCTTCGGCCCAAAACTTTTGGCAACATACCCATCATCCATTGCTTGCACCATGGAGACTGCTCCCGTGGCTGAGCAGGACGAATCCGATGGCGATTGGTTTGCCCAGGTGGACGAGAAAATTCAACAGGGCATGAAGGACGTTAAGAATGTCATACTGGTCGATGACAACCACCGCAGTGCGCAGCGTCTGGACTACCTCGCCGGTCTGGCCAAGGACAATGACTACATCGTCGTCATTGTCACCTCTGTGACCAAGTGGGAGAAGCCTGCAGATTCTCTGGAGCGCATCATACCTTATTACTTTGGCTGGTTCTTGGTGAGGAAGAGCGCCCAGGAGATGCGCAAAAATGCGAAGGATTTTCTGAAACTGCTCACCTGTAACAAAGAGTTTTTAGAAGAGTTCAAACCAA ATGTGGAGTGGCATTCCGAAGAGGAATTCAACCTCCAGGAATACTTCCAGAAGAGGCCGAGTATGCTGCATTGTACGACAAAATTCTGCAACTTTGGCGAGGCTCCAGGCTGTGAATCTTACGCTCGCAGTAAG GTTGTTGAGCAAAATTACGCGAAGACCTTCACCCTGAAAGTGACAGCGCTGTTTGTCACACCCAGAACGGTGGGAGCCCGTGTTGTCCTGGACAAAATCCAGGACCTGCTGTGGCCAAGGGAGGAAGCAAGTGAAGGTGGCGGGGACAGCGCAGAGGCCAAACTGCCGTTTGGCAGCCGGTCCCACATCTCCTTGGCCTGTGCTCCTGGAATAAAGGCAGTTCAGACGGGCTTAGACCTGCTTGAAATTCTGAAGCTCGaggaggaaggcaagaagcctgaACAGCAAATGGAGACGGAGGAAGGTTTGCTGTCCTGCTACGGCTTGGGGAGGTGGATTGTCAAACTGCCCAAGCCAGTTGAAGTGAAGACCCTTTTTTCTGGTTTTTACCAAAGAAAGAAGCTCACAACCGATTCGGAGGATAATTAG